The Ovis aries strain OAR_USU_Benz2616 breed Rambouillet chromosome 2, ARS-UI_Ramb_v3.0, whole genome shotgun sequence nucleotide sequence ttctatcatctccactagctttgttcacagtggtgcttcttaaggcccacttgactttgcactccaggatgtctgactctaggtgactgatcacaccattgtggttattcgggtcattaagatctttttttgcatagttcttctgtgtattcttgccacctcttcttaatctcttctgcttctgttaggtccatactgtttctgtcctttattgtgcccatctttgcatgaaatgtaccttgatatctctaattttcttgaagagatctctagtttttcccattctattgttttcccgtATTTCTTTGcatgttcacttaggaaggctttcttatctctcctcactattctttggaactgtgtgttcagatgggcatatctttccttttctcctttgccttttgcttctcttcttttctcagctatttgcaaggcctcctcagaccagGCTCAATTTAACCATTCAGATAAATACTACCCTCTCTAGGTTTTCGGAGACTAAGGTGTTTCTAAAAATGATAACACAGCTCAAAACCTTTTTATAACTATTGCTTTGGACTTATCCTTAACTGCAATTTATCAGTCAAATAAGGAAATAGATCTCATTACTTTATACCCAAGACCTACAACATGCTCAATGTGGTTGCTCCATGAAAGCAGTGAGATGAGTAAGATATAGACCTTGGTCTCAAACATGGAACTTATCATCTGGtaggagaaaataaagcaaatacatAGATAATTATAATATGCAACAGAATGTGACAAGTACTGTAAGAGTAAACAATGGTTCATAAGTTGGAGGCCTTATAAAATCACAAAAGTGGATATTTTAAGTGGTCTTTCAAGGTTAGTTAGAATTTCAAGAAACAGAAGTTGATCAGAGGCAGGATGGCATTATAAGTGGCAGAAATAGATAAAGGTAAGTATCAATAGTTAGAAAAGCATGAAGtaatctcagagaaggcaatggcatcccacttcagtactcttgcctggagaatcccatggacagaggagcctggtaggctgcagtccacggggtcactaagagtcggatacgactgagcgacttcactcactcactcactctcagaGAACAATCAATGATCaagactatatacatatatatcattcaCACATGTAGTAAATGGAGTGGCATGGCAGAAGGTGAGGGTCATGTTAGAGTTTAGAACACCATGGTGAACTTGTACATCATTGGTTGGTATTAGAGACCCATTGAAGACTTTGAGCCAAAGAGTAGAACTATCATACAGATGGTAATATGGAAGATTCAATATTACAGGATCACAACCTTCATTTGAAACTTATTTCAGTTTCCTTGGTGGGGAGTGGACAGGAGTAAGAACCAGATTGTAAGTACTAAGAAGTAGAAAGATACTAGTGGAGCAGCAAGACCCTCAGTTCTAAAGGTTTTGGTCATAGCTTATTTAGCTTGGTATCTAAATTCCACCCAAAAGGTTGATTTGGAATAGCTGATCATTCCTAAGATCATCTGCACTTAAAGGATGATTTGTCAGTATTAAAAAGGGGCCCAAGAAGGAAATTCTCAGAGTATTTCCTAAGTTGTTTTAAAGAATGGTAACATTTCTAGATGTTACCaacattcaacattcagaaaactaagatcatggcatcccgtcccatcacttcatgacaaatagatggggaaacaatagaaacagtgacagactttatcttggggggcttcaaaatcactgccgatggtgactgcagtcatgaaattaaaagacgcttgctccttggaagaaaagctatgaacaacctggacagcatattcaaaagcagagacattactttgccaacgaaggtctgtttagtcaaagctatggtttttccagtagtcatgtatggatgtgagagttggactataaagaaagctgaactccgaagaattgatgcttttgaactgtgatgttggagaagactcttgaaagtcccttggactgcaaggagagccaaccagtccaccctaaagaaaaatcagtcctgaatattcattggaaggactgatggtgaagctgaaactccaatacttgggccacctgatgcgaagaactgactcatttgaaaagaccctgatgctggaaagattgaaggcaggaagacaagggaaccacagaggatgagatggttggatggcatcaccaacttgatggacatgagtttgagcaaactctgagagttggtgatggacagggatggctggcatgctgcagtccttggggttgaaaagagtcggacacaactgtgtctgaactgaactgaacatctctaGAGTATCTTTAGACTCTAGAGAAGTACATACTCATGCGTATCTTTAGCTGTTAACATCGAAGAATACAAATGTATTCCTTGAATTGGCTTCAGTCCTCTCCAGTGTTGACGAACAAGGTACTGACTTTCTCCTAGAAAGTTAGTGGTTATATGgttgtctgcctgcagtgcaggagaccccggttgaattcctgggtggggaagatccctggagaaggaaacggcaactcactccagtattcttgcctgaaaaatcccatggatggaagagtctcgcgggctacagtccatggggtcccaaagaatcggacacgactgagcgacttcactttcactttaaatggtTAGACAGCAAACAGTTCTTGGAAACTAAACAGGGCTTCTAACTACTGTGAAACCTAACTTCTTTTCCGAGATCCTTACCTTTAAGGGTTAGTAAAGCAGGTCAGGGTAGGGATCACTGTTAAGGAAGACACAGAGGGCTTGAAAAATCGTCAAAATTGGAGTATAGTGTTTAAGAATCACTTGCAGAGCGGGCGAAATATGCAGATTATTAGGCCTCACCCCAGTCCTGATTTTGATGCGGACAGTCCTGAAAACTAATTATTTAACTAGCTACCGAAGGTTTACCTTTTAAACACGATATGCGGTGGACGCACTTTGCCCACAACAAAGATGTCGCGGAATCGCCGTCGTACAGCCCCGCTCCTCTGCGTGGGTCTTACGTCCGCCCTTCCTCGCGTCACATGACCACGAACCTGTCTCAACTACAGCTCCCGGAAGGGACCAGTCCCGGGCGTTCTCgcgtctctctttctctccccgcCCGCTGCGGGCGTCTCCGGCCGGTGATTTGCCCGGGCGCCTCCGTGCGCTCGGCCAACGGCCTCTGAGACCGCCCACCCGAGCACCAGGGGAGCCGGCGGGCGGCGGCCCTCGCCGGGGACCCTCCAGCGGGCCCAGGGGTGAGTGCTGACgtcttcccgacccgggatcCGCGGCCCGAGCCGGATGCGGGGCCTAGCGCTGTGGCCGGGATCCTCCCGCAATGGAGGGACCGGCTGTTTGCCCAGCCGGTCCGTGGTGAGGTCTTGGTCTTCCCCAGGGGCCTCCCCGATTCAACCCTGACCTTTCCTCCTTCTCGGGGCGTTGCTCCCCCCTTTAGTGTCTGAGGAAAGCACGGGAGAGCAGCGCACCCTGTTGCAATCGTTCTGGGGCTAACCTTTCCCGCTTTAGTTCTGTGCCTTCGTTTGGTTGAAAAATTGAGTTTTCCACGTAGAAGATAGTTTCTGGCGTGGGAAACCTTAAGGGCGTCCTGAGAGTTACCACTCAAGCCTGTCATGCTTCCCAGCCGAGGTCCTGGTACCTTCCAGGATGACCTTGATCCCGACGCCTGTCTCTTTGAAAGtcgtttttggtttgtttttaatttactttgtgTGTGGGGAGGCAGGACGTGTTGGAGAAGAAAAGCCTTGTTGGAAGCCCGGCGCCCCGGGGAGGTCCCTGGTCGCGCCGATCGGGAAGCATCCTTGCTGCAGGTGTGGATGTCGGGAGATGCTCCAGCGTTTCCTTCCAGGAGCTGGAAACTGGAGAAAGCTCGGATTCCCCTTCCGTCAGCGTGTGACCTTCTTCGTCTGCAGGACGAGTTCCCCTTTTGTGGTAGAAGAAAACCTCGGGCTGCCTCCTACAAGAGGCTTTCTCGAGGGAGGAGAACCCTTTCAAAAGTGGTGGCGTCTTTTAGTTGCAGAAGATAAAAAGCCTTAGCGCCTTTGTTTCAAATATAGAACCAGTTGTATACAGGCCTCTCACCCCACAGAGGGACTTTAACTGAAGGATCTTAAATGTTTTCTGTCCCTAGAtggaaaaaacatttctttcGGTGTTGATTGCATCACCTAATGAGATCCCTTAGGAAAATAGATTCGGAGAGAATTAGAACGATTTAGTTGTACCTCGGAGTCTCTGCCCGTGTAATTAAATTGTGTGTAGGACCTGCTATCTTTTTGGTTGCAAGCACTTGTGAGTTGGttttgctcttttgttttttttttttccccaaaggaaatTGTGTTTTCTATCCCTTCCTGTCTGATAGGGCTACCGCATTTTATGATTACAAAGTTTAGCGGTTACTGTCTTCCCTTTGGTGTTGAAACTTGTTTCCTGTGGATTGATAgccttattttaaaattggttAACTCGTATTTTTCCAACTTCCCAgtgacttttctttaaaaataaaaatgaatcctGGGTTACTACGGTGTGATTTTCTTATACACCCATTATTTAaatgtgaaagtcagtcagtcatgtccagctctttgcaaccccatggactatacagtccatggaattctccaggccagaatactggaatgggtagcctttcccttctccaggggatcttcccaacccaggaatcgaacccaggcctcccacattgcagacgtaTTCTTTTTAAGTATAGTTGCTTGAAAAGAGAACGGAAATAGGGTGACCAGTATAAAAACCTTGAACTAGGTCCACACAGTAAGTGACAAAcaacctgacttttttttttttttttttttttgttacttggGGAATTATAGAAATCTTTGTAACCACAATCAATTTGACCCAAGTTCTTTCTGTGACTTCCTGGGCTGTGTCTTTCGATCCCAGCATTCTAATACAGAAAATGAGAACGTAAAGCTTGATTCATTATGTCCCCAAATTGGGGACACTTTCCATCACGTGAAAGTGGATGTGACTTGACTCTAGGTGGTTTGCGGATGAGGGGTTTTTGTGAGAGTTATGTTTTTGTTacctgtttttgtgtgtgtacattaAAGGATTTTGTCTCTTTAGTTATATCACAGAGACTGATGTACCAAGTAGATTGGAAGTGACAGAACTGGAGTTACTGTCTTAACTCCAgatgagaaatttattttcttttttgccaaaAGATACTACCAAAAATGTCATAGTCtaatggagggggtggggggagggatgaGATTTTGATCGAATTTGCTTAAGCAGAAAAGCCAATAATTGGAACAGTACAATGTTAAATTGTAGTAGAAAAGTTTAATCTACCTCGTAAGTAGCTCATATTGGCTACAGGAGAATTTGGCTTTTTCTAGAAGTTGTCTTTTCAGTGTCCATCTTTGGTGATTTAAATCCGTGATACTTTACAAACTCAGAAGGTCTTATAAGCAAAGATGTTGCTGTAGAATGAAATGCTGAGACCTGTGGTATGCAGTAGTGGAAAGTTAATACAAAGGCTGAAATGTGGTAAATGGAGTGAAGAGAATGGCACATTTTGGGGAGATACTGTTCTAGCAATTTGCATCccttgtttattattataaaatttcagtttataATGTCTTAAGGCTATACTCCTTTTGAAGTGTCTCTTTCAGTGTTATTTCCAAATACAAGCTTTTACTGTGCTTCAGGTACACATATATGTTACGTATAAGAAAGGTGTCTCATTTCTTATTTAGAATGATGCACAGAAATTGATAAGCGGTTACCTCTGGGGACCTGAGTTGTTATATAGCATAGGATCGGTGGGACCCTTTATTGTTCTGTATGTTCTTGTGTACTTTGTACTGTGTGCATGTGTTACTGGTTCAAATTAAATACTGAATTAAAGTTATGAATGAAATTAAATACTGAATGAAAGTAGCTGGATGAAAATCTCGCCAGTGCATTTGTTTCTCcttaatatgtgtatgtatatatacacttatatatacGCCTAAGTATTAAGATTctgttaaacatatatatatttcgtCAGCTATGTTTTTCTAAATTCAAATCAGAAACAATAGTCTTTTATCTTGTATTAACTAGTGAATGGTTGTAGGGTTCTGTCTCCAGGCCTAAAATTGGTGgtaagtttgttcattttttctttctttatttttgtgtttttttaatgtaaggcTATGCATCTTTAGTGGCTTTCATCATTCAGAGGATTTCCAGCAATGAATCTCTGATGTCAGTATCATCTAGTTTTTCAGTTAGCTCCTGTTTTTTCTCCCCCAGGGACAAAAGTGGCTCTAAATCCAGCACGTGCATACTGAGGCAAGTTAATGGATTTAATATGAAGCACAGAAGCAGATAATGCCAAAGAGCAAGCAGTAATTGGTACACATTTGTGAGTAAAAATTGTCTCTTTTGGGTCTGTTGTGTTAGTCTTTAAACCATCTGCATGCCAGATCCTTAAAATTCACACATTTTGGTAAAGAATAAAAGGTGCAAGTTAGCAGTCATAATTAACCAATTGTCAGGGTGTAGCCCCTTAACCAACCTCTAAGATCTCTCCAAAGCATGTCAGTGATGTGGAGTTTGAGATGTGTGATGTGTCTGTTATGAAGTTTAAGAAATGTTCCCACTGTGACTTAAATTTATActccttaattttttaattgtctttaatttttattgaccTTGACTTAAATATAATATCTTTCACTGAAAACTTAGTGTAATTTAGTTTTCAAAGTTATttgcttttaaagaaatcattaCTTATACATCAAATATTAAGCTACCACAAATACATTTTTCTGCCCTTTACATTatctttgtgatttcttcatttgtacttagtctaaaaaagaaaaggatccCCTCCTCCTTCAGAATATAATACTTAGAGGAATTTTGTgacaaaatgttttcttctaatcTGACTTCAcatttgtatatatgtttgtttagCTTTTCTTGACCCTGTTTGCAAAATCATACTATAGTGACTATGCTTAAAATGGCCCTTGTGATTTTTGAGGTAGAGAAGAACTCTTTTTAGGAGAGATTTGAACATTGGTTTTGGTTGaaaccaaaaaataattttaagtagatatttactttgattcatagttttcatatgaaatgaattgttgaattactgatttttattctttcttttttacagctggaaaagcagtgtccgTGTTGTTATGTACACCTCCAAAAAAGTTCAGATCTGTAGGGGAATTGTTGTGTAAAGTAAACAACTCCAGGGTAGCagtattttaatagcttttataGACGTGTATTTACTgtattaaaaatgagtaaaagaacAAGCAATGACACATCACTAGGAAGGTCAGTGACATTTTATTCAGTTGAGCTGGTGTTATAGGCTTGAGACATAGCGGCTTTAAAGCTGATTGCCCATAGGCTAATCATCTTTTACATTgtgatcaatatttttttttatctcgGGCAACTTCCTTTCTGCTGCTTTTCCTTGGAGCATGGATTCTTCTCTAATTTAGAAGATTTTGCAGTGCATATGTTTTGCCTTTCCCTTTGAAGGCATgtcatgttttttttaaatatacatgcaAATATATTCAGTACAAATGATGAATAGTGTGAACCTTTCACACTATGGGCCCTCAAAATGAATGCATACATTAAGGATTTATTAATGTATAttctttatttgattttcaaaattgCATCTCAGTCATCAGGTATACATTCAGTAGGAGAAGTTTTAATGTGTATTTTGTGACACTCAGAGGGTTGCTtctttttttagtaaatttagaATTAACATTATTTACCTTCTGAATCTGATTTTCAtcattaaaaacttttattttttccatgcaTGATAGcagtttctaatttcatttttataaagtccTAGCAGCTTCCCTTCAAGTAATTCACTAGGAAATTTCTGTTTGAGTTTTATTTTCGGCAGTTTTTAGTTATAAGCAGCATGCCTGTCTGTTTAagcagtgaagaggagagtgtgTGTATGCGTATATTCATGTTGTAGttatacacaaattttaaaaatttgctccTGAGTAATGAACTCAAGGTGCAACTTCAACTAAGTGGGAAGGTATTATGTTGAGAAAAGCGTTTTCTTCAatcttgtatttttcctttgtatgTGTTCAGTACTCAAAAACGAGAAGTCTTCTTGTGCTCTTTCTAAAAGGTATTGTCTTCTAACTTCACTACATAGAGAAGACGGGCATCTTAGCACTCATTCACCCCGTCTGTAAATTTTTTGCCCACAGAGTGAGTGGGGCggcctttccttctcccactgctGCTGAGATGGCGGAAATTAGTCGAATTCAGTATGAAATGGAATACACCGAAGGTATTAGTCAGCGAATGAGGGTCCCAGAAAAACTAAAGGTAGCACCACCAAACGCTGACCTGGAACAAGGATTTCAAGAAGGAGTTTCAAACGCTAGTGTGATTATGCAAGTTCCAGAGAGAATTGTGGTGGCaggtattttatatttgtttataaagtTGTTTGATAaacctttattttatatatttttatgaaaacttttGGGACTTTTGCAGATATTTAGAAAATGGATTggggcccactccagtattgttgcctggaaaattccatggacagaggagcctgatgggctgtagtccatggagttgcacagctaagcgactgagcacacagaaaaGGGGTTGAGAAATGCAActttacattttcttcaaaaagtttATTAATTACCATAGTCTGAAATTTCAAATAGTATTTGTTAATAGTGCAACTAATTATTGAAGTATTATTTACGTACATAAAATGTGTGTAATTTTAAATTGTATAGCCTgatgatttttgacaaaagtatACTCCTATGTAACTCTACCACAGTCCAGATATAGAACTTTTCATTATCCCTCCCTGAACAGTTTTTTATTTAGTTCTTACCCCTCAATTCCAGGCAACCCTAATCTCCTTTTTATaaccagagatcagatttatCTTTCCCAGAGTTTTGTATGAATAGAATGATAACACTATATTATATACTCTtgggtctggcttcttttgcttagtGTTATGTTTTTGAGAGTCTTCGATATTATTGCTTATATCAAttgttcttccattttctttctaatattccactgtgtggatataccacaattGTTGGTGAACAGTTGAGTTGTTCCCTTTTTAGTGCTATtaagaataaagctgctatgaagaCACGTGTTTTCATATCGCTTAGGAATAAGTTGCTAGATCACATTATATTATGAACAGCTGTCAAACTATTTTTGAAATTGGTTGTACCCTGCTCTGTTCCCATCAGTGACATACGAGCACTCCATttgctctgcatccttgccagcactttgTATTGTTagcctttttaattttagctattccTGATGGGTGTGTAGTGGCAAATAACATTTGAATAAAaccagtatctttttaaaaacctccCTCCTCTTTATTGTTTTTACTCTCAGGAAATAATGAAGACATTCCATTTTCAAGACCAGCAGATCTTGACCTTATACAGTCAACTCCCTTTAAGCCTCTGGCTCTAAAAACACCACCTCGTGTGCTTACGCTGAGTGAAAGACCGCTAGATTTTCTGGATTTAGAAAGACCTGCTCCAACCCCTCAAAATGAAGAAGTAAGTACTAGAGTTTTAACAGTATCTGAATTTGAAATAACATAGACAACAGCAAAAGTGAAAGAGGCGTCAAGAGCCTATAAATCATGTCATTAGCAATATGTAATGATAGCCTTCTGCATGAACCATTGATTGCTATAAATTCTGGTTTATAGATACTCAAAATATGAtactgtgcttttttaaaaatttaaatatcgtATTTCAGGAAAATGACAATTTTATGGAAGGCATTAACATTCATGGGGTCTTGAAGGAAGAGCTTTTATGGCTAGGAGTCACTTTAAGCCATACAGAAAATTTGGGGAAATTTAGCATGGGAAAAAATTAACGCATCACTTTGTTATAAGAGCTGTCTGGCAGTTGGCAAAAGCTCTTTTTATCCCCTTGACACTACCTATCCTCTTGCTTGCTCTGAAGTTTCTGAGTTAGTTATCGTGTTATGTAAGATTACTATCCCTTTTGATCTCAATATGGCAGTGTATGGACTTACTAAGATGTTAGTAGCAAAGTTCAGATTTTGCCTTTGCTGTTGATTTAGGGCCAGTCTTGTAGAACCCCTTTGCTGTGATTTCTGTAGTTGCaactttttcattataatttctaAATTCCTATGTTGTCATGATTCTAATAAAAGACAATATGCGAAGATAAGTTTTTATTAGTAATGAAACTGCCTTCGCATAGTTCGTCCTAGGAGGGTAAATCATGCACATAGTCTACAGGAGTGCAGTTTCCCAGGACTAGGTGTAGCCTCTTCCTAGGCTGGAAGTTTGTGCTGAGGTGGCTCCGTAATATAGGTGCCAGTTTAGACATTCCATATATTTGCTTGATGAAAAGTACTAACTTTGAATCTTCACATGATGAAAAGGCACTGAGGTGAATACAGCAGGACTGTATTTAACAGACATCTTTTGAGCTTTTATGTAAGACAGTGCAGAAAGACATGCTTCCTTCACAGTGGTCTGAGTGAGGAAAGACCTGTATGGCTATAAATAGTACTGTCTTGGAATGAGGGTTCTGCCAGAAGAGAAACCCTCCCTTTGATATTCCTTTAGTTTTGTTTGCCTTCTGATCTTCATGATCCCACTGTTTTAGACACTGCTTGGTGTGAATAACCAGCCTGAAAACAAGCTGAGCACTGTCATGAATgactatttttatattaaaataatattttattttaaaataataagtaagTGGCACTTATGTTTTTGTAAATCACCTCCTTTTTTCTGAATGATTAAGGATGAGTGATAGAAAATTTTCTACCCAGATTTCCCTCAGTAGACCTAGATTCTAAGCCTGTGTGGGGTTTACTCCTACAATCGTTATGATATTTAGTCAAATGTGATAAATGTCCAAAGTGTATAGCACTGAAGTGAAAAACTGAGCCTGAGAATTAGTCTTAATTTTGAGGGCCTACTTTGCTGCTTACTAACCACATAATTTTCATCTAGTTGTTTAACTGTTCCAAGACAAGGCTCATCtctaaaataaagaagagaataaTGCCAAGTACATAAGATTACTGATAGTATGTATAGTATGTAATTAGGTGTAATAATATGTATAGTATGGTGTATGTAATAATATGTATAGTATGTCTAGCACATGGTTCTAATTGATGTTAAAAGATCAATAGATACAAATATCATTGTTATGAAAGTTAGCATCTTCTGgcagaaaatatggaaataagtgtcttatcaactgatgaatggacaaagaaaatgtgagatacacacagagacacacacaaatacaatggaacactaagccataaaaaatgaaaatttgccatttacaACAGCACAGATGGACTTGAAgggcattacgctaagtgaaataagtcagagaaagacaaatatgatatggtatcacttacgtgtggaatctaaaacgcAACAAACTAGTGACtgtaacagaaaagaagcagactctCAGATATGGAGAACAAGGGGTCGGCATTAAGAACTGGGGagtgggaggtacaaactattgggtGTAAGAGAGGCTACCAGGATgtgttgtacaacacagggaatatagttggtattctgtaataactacagagtgtgactttttaaaattatatgaaaaaaaataaaagggaccaTTATAGGGGAAAATACTAAGGCATCTGAGCAGATTCTTGAGGGAGAGATAAGATCTGAATAAATCTGGAGAACCAATAAAAGACCTCATGGACATTGATTTGTCCAAGAttagtttttatatataaatgccTTCAAGTAATTTTGACTTTTGGTTTAACTGTAAAGAACTCTTGCAGTAGGCTCCAAGCCaactccttttctgtttttttttttccttttgttcagaTGGGTAAGTGGTTCATAATCATAACCAAATTTAAACCACACTTTGAAGTTATGTGCTGCTTAGTATGATTTTAAGTTTTGCTGGCATGACATACAGgattttttctgctctgatggtGCTTATACCCTGGTGATCTATTCCCAAGTCTTTTTTAAGAGCATTAATAGATGTGGGTTTGCATTTTTGAGAATGTTAATCTTCAAGTCTGTTGTTTCACACATCAGTtgtcatttataataaaatctttttttgttaaCCATTAAGTTgccagaggtgtttttttttaagcagaaaagtTCATGATGACTATTGTTTCAGTTATCTcccgtgtgtgtgtatattagtcACTccttcgtgtccgactctttgtgacccccatggactgtagcttgccaggctcctctgtcgatggaattctccaggcaaagtactagagtaggttgccattttcttctccaggggatcttcccaaaccagggatcaa carries:
- the MFF gene encoding mitochondrial fission factor isoform X10, producing MSKRTSNDTSLGRVSGAAFPSPTAAEMAEISRIQYEMEYTEGISQRMRVPEKLKVAPPNADLEQGFQEGVSNASVIMQVPERIVVAGNNEDIPFSRPADLDLIQSTPFKPLALKTPPRVLTLSERPLDFLDLERPAPTPQNEEIRAVGRLKRERSMSENAVRQNGQLVKTDSMYGISNIDAMIEGTSEDMTVVDAASLRRQIIKLNRRLQLLEEENKERAKREMVMYSITVAFWLLNSWLWFRR
- the MFF gene encoding mitochondrial fission factor isoform X8 — translated: MSKRTSNDTSLGRVSGAAFPSPTAAEMAEISRIQYEMEYTEGISQRMRVPEKLKVAPPNADLEQGFQEGVSNASVIMQVPERIVVAGNNEDIPFSRPADLDLIQSTPFKPLALKTPPRVLTLSERPLDFLDLERPAPTPQNEEIRAVGRLKRERSMSENAVRQNGQLVKTDSIVRRQNEIHCERPVLRGGSAAATSNPHHDNVRYGISNIDAMIEGTSEDMTVVDAASLRRQIIKLNRRLQLLEEENKERAKREMVMYSITVAFWLLNSWLWFRR
- the MFF gene encoding mitochondrial fission factor isoform X9, which codes for MSKRTSNDTSLGRVSGAAFPSPTAAEMAEISRIQYEMEYTEGISQRMRVPEKLKVAPPNADLEQGFQEGVSNASVIMQVPERIVVAGNNEDIPFSRPADLDLIQSTPFKPLALKTPPRVLTLSERPLDFLDLERPAPTPQNEEIRAVGRLKRERSMSENAVRQNGQLVKTDSIPVLRGGSAAATSNPHHDNVRYGISNIDAMIEGTSEDMTVVDAASLRRQIIKLNRRLQLLEEENKERAKREMVMYSITVAFWLLNSWLWFRR